Proteins co-encoded in one Streptomyces sp. NBC_01283 genomic window:
- a CDS encoding SAV_2336 N-terminal domain-related protein encodes MRADPPPRRGPVARLADLLAEAAGGARPTSVELAELLWLAGQMGGEVTPPDASDVVPSGPPPAPPSEDPPRPQPAEPTPAPAPDDRVPLRLPAPAGRDAAGASATPAVPSGTPDAPDATAHTPVRVPVPPMVTHPLTLQRALRPLKRRVPSPVGQVIDEEATAHRIARLGGHPRGWLPVLRPAEERWLRLCLVYDAGPTMPIWRPLVHELHTALAQSGIFRTVELHRAEPDGTVPPQAAHAPASGRTVTLVISDCMGPQWRQGAAGTRWYRTLRRWAARMPVAVIQPLPERLWRTTALPTTPGSLSAPHPASPSAALTFTPYAASDAPPAGAMPVPVLEPAGPWLAHWAALVADAGGAQLPGAVGWLGPGPQPPAFDADASDIGDLTAEDLVLRFRSTASPAAFRLAGHLAVGEPQLGVMRLVQAAVEEHPRPQHLAEVILSGMMLASDTGPGSYEFRDGVRELLLRTLPRTARGRTRELLARVGGLIDDRAGTAPGELRAVAASGGDTASGGGTGPKTPVGDPFASVTPESVRQLGGGGRDPRLLGDRYRMVRQIGQSGNVWLAEDLRRDGTPVVVQRYPQAPQWLRLDFTRAARQLSRFRHAQVAAVLDYANGEVPYVVMEFVEGRTLAELLADHPHGLPVPLLLDLIPPLARAISALHAEGLTHGALSPVFVLLPPQGGAVLCGFTLIPYDEESGSADLGALGLLVRHMYAGTQGAAGLNPTSPPGAPERRSIGETLLPAVVNLASSDPELRRDALRRLTQLSAPESRERTYSLLGPLRVTRDGRPLATGSSREQAMLCMLLLRRGRGVSRDELIQGLWGAGAEPADASRLLGTYASRLRNALGPDSVVTGSGMYSLSLPTGPDVVDLFRLQRLHDDARDARFAGDFTRARELVRSALGLWRGTPLDGIPGPAAQAARADIDRLRQSLLHTQLELNRELGATEQEQTELDELLQEFTHTEDEVLAPHEELPSAQLDDLGVNRELPDDQPTPPATTLTFEYLTRPSGTQPETLHKLGRAISHLLITGGIGPDHFELRPRARGWDVAIAPEVHVLHALTATIQQLPSALAELPEIGLGVTVTHEPDPTVSALTFPDELRHLFHRPGSRATVIVSNDLHDRLSRSGRGGDARFEPVPQSDDWYCEVTATAEPVPSGTADPAALRALFADRSAVILGFDGPVVPLYSASQARAAALNLMGPITESREVGGALEGRAPLPGELEGYEGSVHPMDLLRAHQGHELADELRTRLLYIERQSLTNARPTPHLPQLLNTLMSKGLRVAVAGDCESGVMADMLSRRGLAAMVGGGTHGRRGNSPLLPDPDCLRRALLALETDPGQCVMVGSSSAELLAARRIGLPFIGFRRDEKSYRRLQADGCEQTLTSLSPLIDATRGTWNHLRPNDTT; translated from the coding sequence ATGCGCGCTGACCCGCCCCCGCGGCGGGGACCCGTCGCGCGGCTCGCCGATCTGCTTGCGGAGGCGGCGGGCGGTGCACGTCCGACGTCGGTCGAGCTGGCCGAACTTCTGTGGCTCGCGGGGCAGATGGGCGGCGAGGTGACGCCGCCGGATGCCTCCGACGTCGTGCCGTCCGGGCCGCCACCCGCGCCGCCATCGGAGGACCCGCCGCGTCCACAGCCCGCCGAGCCCACGCCTGCCCCCGCACCGGACGACCGGGTGCCGCTGCGGCTGCCTGCTCCGGCGGGCCGTGACGCCGCGGGGGCGTCCGCCACGCCTGCGGTCCCGTCGGGCACCCCCGACGCACCGGACGCGACCGCTCACACCCCGGTCCGGGTCCCCGTCCCCCCGATGGTGACGCACCCCCTCACGCTGCAACGCGCCCTGCGTCCCCTGAAGCGCCGCGTCCCCTCCCCCGTGGGGCAGGTCATCGACGAGGAGGCCACGGCCCACCGCATCGCCCGCCTGGGCGGCCACCCGCGTGGCTGGCTTCCGGTCCTGCGGCCCGCCGAAGAGCGCTGGCTGCGTCTGTGCCTGGTGTACGACGCGGGCCCCACGATGCCGATCTGGCGCCCCCTGGTCCACGAACTCCACACGGCGCTCGCCCAGTCCGGCATCTTCCGCACGGTGGAGCTGCACCGGGCGGAGCCGGACGGCACGGTGCCGCCCCAGGCCGCCCACGCCCCCGCGTCGGGCCGCACGGTCACCCTCGTGATCAGCGACTGCATGGGCCCGCAGTGGCGGCAGGGCGCGGCGGGCACCCGCTGGTACCGCACGCTGCGGCGCTGGGCGGCGCGGATGCCGGTGGCCGTGATCCAGCCACTGCCGGAACGCCTCTGGCGCACCACGGCGCTGCCCACGACCCCCGGCTCGCTGTCGGCTCCCCACCCGGCTTCGCCGTCCGCGGCCCTTACCTTCACGCCGTACGCCGCCTCGGACGCGCCGCCCGCCGGGGCGATGCCGGTCCCGGTCCTGGAACCCGCCGGACCGTGGCTCGCCCACTGGGCTGCGCTGGTGGCGGACGCGGGCGGGGCGCAGCTGCCGGGGGCGGTGGGGTGGCTCGGACCCGGCCCGCAGCCTCCGGCGTTCGATGCCGATGCCTCGGACATCGGCGACCTCACCGCCGAGGACCTCGTACTCCGCTTCCGCTCCACGGCGTCCCCGGCGGCCTTCCGCCTGGCGGGCCATCTGGCCGTGGGCGAGCCGCAGTTGGGGGTGATGCGGCTCGTACAGGCCGCAGTGGAGGAACACCCGCGCCCCCAACACCTCGCGGAGGTGATCCTCAGCGGGATGATGCTGGCTTCGGACACGGGCCCCGGGTCGTACGAATTCCGCGACGGGGTGCGGGAGTTGCTGCTGCGCACTCTGCCGCGTACCGCTCGCGGTCGTACGCGGGAACTCCTCGCCCGGGTGGGCGGGCTGATCGACGATCGGGCGGGGACGGCCCCCGGGGAGCTGCGGGCGGTGGCCGCTTCCGGGGGTGACACCGCCTCCGGGGGCGGCACCGGACCGAAGACCCCGGTGGGCGACCCCTTCGCTTCGGTCACCCCGGAGAGCGTGCGACAACTGGGCGGCGGCGGCCGTGACCCGCGGCTTCTCGGTGACCGCTACCGCATGGTGCGGCAGATCGGGCAGAGCGGCAACGTGTGGCTCGCGGAGGATCTGCGCCGGGACGGAACACCCGTGGTGGTGCAGCGCTACCCGCAGGCACCGCAGTGGCTCCGCCTCGACTTCACCCGGGCCGCACGGCAGCTGTCCCGGTTCCGCCACGCGCAGGTGGCCGCCGTGCTGGACTACGCGAACGGTGAAGTTCCGTACGTGGTCATGGAGTTCGTCGAGGGCCGCACCCTCGCGGAGCTCCTCGCGGACCACCCGCACGGGCTGCCCGTCCCCCTCCTCCTGGACCTCATCCCGCCGCTCGCCCGCGCGATCTCCGCCCTGCACGCCGAAGGCCTGACCCATGGCGCGCTCTCCCCCGTCTTCGTGCTGCTCCCGCCACAAGGGGGCGCCGTCCTGTGCGGCTTCACGCTCATCCCGTACGACGAGGAGAGCGGCTCCGCCGACCTCGGGGCGCTCGGCCTCCTCGTACGCCACATGTACGCCGGCACCCAAGGAGCCGCCGGGCTGAACCCGACGAGTCCGCCCGGAGCACCCGAGCGCCGCAGCATCGGGGAGACGCTGCTGCCGGCCGTCGTGAACCTCGCCTCCAGCGACCCGGAGCTCCGGCGCGATGCCCTCCGGCGGCTCACCCAGCTCTCCGCGCCCGAGTCGCGCGAGCGCACGTACTCCCTGCTGGGGCCCTTGCGCGTCACCCGCGACGGCCGCCCGCTCGCCACCGGCAGCAGCCGGGAGCAGGCCATGCTCTGCATGCTGCTGCTCCGGCGCGGCCGAGGCGTGTCCCGCGACGAGCTGATCCAGGGCCTGTGGGGTGCGGGGGCCGAGCCCGCCGACGCGTCCCGGCTCCTGGGCACGTACGCGTCCCGCCTGCGCAACGCGCTCGGCCCCGACTCCGTGGTGACGGGGAGCGGCATGTACTCGCTGTCCCTCCCGACGGGCCCCGACGTCGTCGACCTGTTCCGCTTGCAGCGACTGCACGACGACGCCCGTGACGCCCGCTTCGCGGGAGACTTCACCCGCGCACGCGAGCTCGTACGGTCCGCCCTGGGCCTGTGGCGCGGCACTCCGCTGGACGGCATCCCCGGCCCGGCGGCCCAGGCCGCCCGCGCCGACATCGACCGCCTGCGGCAGTCCCTCCTCCACACGCAGCTGGAGCTGAACCGGGAGCTCGGCGCGACCGAGCAGGAGCAGACGGAACTGGACGAACTGCTCCAGGAGTTCACCCACACCGAGGACGAGGTGCTCGCCCCCCACGAGGAACTGCCCAGCGCCCAGCTCGACGACCTCGGCGTCAACCGTGAACTGCCGGACGACCAGCCGACACCCCCGGCTACGACCCTCACCTTCGAGTACCTGACCCGCCCCTCGGGAACCCAGCCGGAGACCCTGCACAAGCTGGGCCGGGCGATCTCGCACCTCCTCATCACGGGCGGCATCGGCCCCGACCACTTCGAGCTGCGACCCCGCGCCCGCGGCTGGGACGTGGCCATCGCCCCGGAGGTCCACGTCCTGCACGCACTGACGGCGACGATCCAGCAACTCCCCTCGGCTCTCGCCGAGTTGCCGGAAATCGGCCTGGGCGTCACCGTCACCCACGAGCCCGACCCCACGGTCTCCGCCCTCACCTTCCCCGACGAGCTGCGGCACCTCTTCCACCGCCCCGGCAGCCGCGCCACCGTGATCGTCTCGAACGACCTGCACGACAGGCTCAGCCGCTCGGGCCGCGGGGGCGACGCCCGGTTCGAGCCGGTCCCGCAGTCCGACGACTGGTACTGCGAGGTCACCGCGACCGCGGAACCCGTGCCATCGGGCACGGCCGACCCCGCCGCCCTGCGTGCCCTGTTCGCCGATCGCAGCGCCGTGATCCTCGGCTTCGACGGCCCGGTCGTGCCGCTCTACTCCGCCTCGCAGGCGCGCGCCGCCGCCCTCAACCTGATGGGCCCCATCACGGAGTCGCGGGAGGTGGGGGGCGCCCTGGAGGGCAGGGCGCCGCTGCCGGGCGAGCTGGAAGGGTACGAGGGTTCGGTGCACCCGATGGACCTGCTCCGCGCCCACCAGGGCCACGAGCTGGCCGACGAACTCCGCACGCGGCTCCTGTACATCGAGCGGCAGAGCCTGACGAACGCCCGGCCGACGCCGCACCTCCCCCAGCTCCTGAACACCCTCATGTCCAAGGGCCTGCGCGTCGCGGTCGCCGGGGACTGCGAGTCCGGCGTCATGGCGGACATGCTCTCCAGGCGGGGCCTTGCCGCCATGGTCGGCGGCGGCACGCACGGCCGCCGCGGGAACTCGCCCCTGCTGCCGGACCCCGACTGCCTGCGCCGCGCGCTCCTGGCCCTGGAGACCGATCCGGGGCAGTGCGTGATGGTCGGCTCCTCGTCGGCGGAGCTGCTCGCCGCACGGCGGATCGGGCTGCCGTTCATCGGCTTCCGACGGGACGAGAAGTCCTACCGCAGGCTCCAGGCGGACGGCTGCGAGCAAACGCTGACCTCGCTCTCCCCCTTGATCGACGCGACCCGCGGCACGTGGAACCACCTCAGGCCGAACGACACCACCTGA
- a CDS encoding CU044_2847 family protein, with the protein MTATRAVGNNAVGRRGTGSTGALMDDLVEFATDDGTHVVLADVEDMHGSHLVSRGEGPVRAVRTFEESLAGARAAAESALRVFRDGTLRPDSVEIEFGVRMSAEAGAVIVKGTAEGHLVVRLAWTPDGPATVPAPEAAPAPSEATPAP; encoded by the coding sequence ATGACAGCCACAAGGGCCGTCGGCAACAATGCAGTTGGCAGGCGCGGCACGGGCTCGACGGGGGCATTGATGGACGATCTGGTGGAGTTCGCGACCGACGACGGCACGCACGTCGTGCTGGCCGACGTGGAGGACATGCACGGCTCGCACCTCGTCTCACGCGGCGAAGGACCGGTCCGGGCGGTCCGCACCTTCGAGGAGTCGCTCGCCGGGGCGCGCGCGGCGGCGGAGTCCGCGCTGCGGGTGTTCCGCGACGGGACCCTGCGCCCGGACTCGGTGGAGATCGAGTTCGGCGTTCGGATGTCGGCGGAGGCGGGCGCGGTGATCGTGAAGGGCACGGCGGAGGGCCACCTGGTGGTGCGCCTCGCGTGGACGCCGGACGGCCCCGCCACCGTGCCGGCACCCGAGGCCGCCCCCGCCCCGTCGGAGGCCACCCCCGCCCCATGA
- a CDS encoding AAA family ATPase, producing MSLWPVYTGTNEPHDGINELPEPPPWRAFDGGPVLDTPTDDGSATSPDRVHRAHTYRATETCVQLVNAALYLRRPLLVTGPPGSGKSSLAYAVARELGLGPVLRWNITSRSALHDGLYQYDPLSRLYAAGRAPRARAARDGAGVEDHLRLGPLGTALLPYRRPRALLIDEIDKSDLDLPNDLLNILEEGQYEIPELVRIAKHTPKAELLADGSDDPVTVERGRVRCRAFPFVVLTSNGEREFPPAFLRRCVTLRLRQPRDEHLEEIVRAHLGEPDAYARTLIARFLERGTGGELATDQLLNAIYLTGAAGLDATSRDELARQLMPYLTQAADLDPNAL from the coding sequence ATGTCCCTGTGGCCCGTCTACACCGGCACGAACGAGCCCCACGACGGGATCAACGAGCTGCCCGAGCCGCCGCCCTGGCGCGCCTTCGACGGCGGCCCGGTCCTCGACACCCCCACGGACGACGGCTCGGCGACCTCCCCGGACCGCGTGCACCGGGCGCACACCTACCGGGCCACGGAGACCTGCGTCCAATTGGTCAACGCCGCGCTGTACTTGCGGCGCCCGCTCCTGGTGACGGGCCCTCCCGGCAGCGGCAAGTCGAGCCTCGCGTACGCGGTGGCACGGGAGTTGGGCCTGGGCCCGGTCCTGCGCTGGAACATCACGAGCCGCAGCGCCCTGCACGACGGCCTCTACCAGTACGACCCGCTGTCGCGCCTCTACGCGGCGGGGCGCGCGCCCAGAGCGCGGGCGGCGCGGGACGGCGCGGGCGTCGAGGACCACCTCCGCCTGGGCCCGCTCGGCACCGCGCTCCTCCCCTACCGCCGGCCCCGCGCGCTCCTCATCGACGAGATCGACAAGAGCGACCTCGACCTGCCCAACGACCTCCTGAACATCCTGGAGGAGGGCCAGTACGAGATCCCCGAGCTGGTACGGATCGCCAAGCACACCCCGAAGGCCGAGCTCCTGGCCGACGGCTCGGACGACCCGGTGACGGTCGAGCGCGGCCGGGTGCGCTGCCGGGCCTTCCCGTTCGTCGTCCTGACCAGCAACGGCGAGCGCGAGTTCCCGCCCGCGTTCCTGCGCCGCTGCGTCACGCTGCGCCTGCGCCAGCCGCGCGACGAGCACCTGGAGGAGATCGTCCGGGCCCACCTCGGCGAGCCCGACGCCTACGCCCGCACGCTCATCGCCCGCTTCCTGGAACGCGGCACCGGCGGCGAACTCGCCACGGACCAGCTCCTGAACGCGATCTACCTGACCGGCGCGGCAGGCCTCGACGCGACCTCCCGCGACGAACTCGCCCGCCAGCTGATGCCGTATCTGACCCAGGCCGCAGACCTGGACCCGAATGCACTCTGA
- a CDS encoding S8 family serine peptidase, giving the protein MTRSPAWRRARLLPAVGLAFALLPAGQAATAAPSGVPQGRATAATPAARAAHTVTLVTGDKVTVTELGGGKRTVTVDRPAGATGAVRSEITGDRITVVPDEARPYLSAGTLDKRLFDVTELIRQGLGDEKGGALPLIVTYEKAARRTAGPAVPRGADKVRSLPSVGGVAVKAAEPGTFWRDVAPDAGKPARTKAGSDGGLADGIERIWLDGRVDADMAQSNEQIGTPKAWEAGLTGKGVKVAVLDTGVDGGHPGLKDRVDATKSFIPGEEVADRNGHGTHVTSTVGGSGAGSEGNKEKGVAPGATLSVGKVLSDEGSGSESQIIAGMEWAAKDVGAKVVSMSLGSQEASDGTDPMAAAVNTLSKDTGALFVIAAGNTGAPSSIGSPGAADSALTIGAVDSADQAAYFTSQGPRHGDNALKPDLSAPGVDILAARSQLVSGEGYYTEMSGTSMATPHVAGVAALLAEKHPDWSGARLKDALMSTSVQLDASAYELGSGRVSVPDAIDARVTASGSADLGFYSWPYGDNKPVTRTVTYSNSSAEAVELSLAAEGAAEGVATLADKTLTVPAHGTASTTVTGDGAKAPVGSASGRIVASAAGKPVAHTAFGLVKEEERYTLTVHVKDRDGAATAAGLVYQRLAEQVDPVQAEVGDSGTLELRLKPGTYALSSFLDVRGGKGKDSLGLGFLAAPEIVLDKDREVTLDGRKLREVGVDVGKRTETRQLLMEYDRRANGAALQGAVQVPVTYDSVFAAPTDKVTDGSFEYRTVWRLGKPALDVKGLGQVVAQPGGTVSDGRGKLPIVDVGGGTAAEYAGKNVRGKAVIVRRDPGSDATPAQLGQAAQDAGVKALFVTDDAPGRLNAWFGTHDNADRPLQIGTVDAADGARLRAAAKSGRPVETTATSRTPYVYDVSEGHKGAVPRDLTYEPSKRELASLDTKFHAVKPVAGGEFRYSLTDTFSVGIGFQEKIDYPVERTDYASTGAGQLWHESVSSGPGALEERSGLVSYRGGKRGELNWFKPVWHPWLGTGLGWGQQRYGNTLEFNVPGWGDSGPDHTGFGDVWNEDSMTQFSEVYADGKLVDRKQSSGVYVWDADPALTTYKVVTDTTLDPERWRLATKGHSEWTFRSKETPGDRRAFLPLLNLGFDVDTDLAGNVRGGRSLDVGIFSEYVKGAADTGSIGGGKLEVSYDDGKSWTGVKLDREGGKAAAWGGKLKVPSSAEFVSLRASARDDRGGSVTQEIIRAVGVR; this is encoded by the coding sequence ATGACCCGATCACCCGCGTGGCGAAGAGCCAGGCTGCTGCCGGCCGTCGGCCTCGCGTTCGCGCTGCTGCCGGCGGGGCAGGCCGCTACCGCGGCTCCTTCCGGCGTGCCGCAAGGGCGGGCCACCGCTGCCACCCCCGCCGCCCGCGCCGCGCACACCGTCACCCTGGTGACCGGCGACAAGGTCACCGTCACGGAACTCGGCGGCGGCAAGAGGACCGTCACCGTCGACCGGCCCGCCGGGGCCACCGGAGCCGTGCGGAGCGAGATCACGGGGGACCGCATCACCGTCGTACCGGACGAGGCGCGGCCCTATCTGAGCGCGGGCACCCTCGACAAGCGGCTGTTCGACGTGACGGAGCTGATACGGCAGGGGCTCGGGGACGAGAAGGGCGGTGCGCTGCCGCTCATCGTCACGTACGAGAAGGCCGCGCGGCGCACCGCCGGCCCGGCGGTCCCCCGTGGCGCGGACAAGGTGCGCTCGCTGCCCAGCGTGGGCGGCGTGGCGGTGAAGGCGGCCGAGCCCGGCACTTTCTGGCGGGATGTCGCGCCGGATGCGGGCAAGCCGGCGCGTACGAAGGCGGGTTCGGACGGCGGACTCGCCGACGGCATCGAGAGGATCTGGCTCGACGGGCGCGTCGACGCCGACATGGCGCAGAGCAACGAGCAGATCGGCACCCCCAAGGCCTGGGAGGCCGGACTCACCGGCAAGGGCGTGAAGGTGGCCGTCCTCGACACCGGCGTCGACGGCGGCCACCCCGGCCTCAAGGACCGGGTGGACGCCACCAAGAGCTTCATCCCGGGCGAGGAGGTCGCCGACCGCAACGGCCACGGCACCCATGTGACCTCGACCGTCGGCGGCAGCGGCGCCGGGTCCGAGGGCAACAAGGAGAAGGGCGTGGCGCCCGGCGCCACGCTCTCCGTAGGCAAGGTGCTCAGCGACGAGGGATCCGGCAGCGAATCGCAGATCATCGCCGGAATGGAGTGGGCGGCCAAGGACGTCGGCGCCAAGGTCGTCTCGATGAGCCTCGGTTCGCAGGAGGCGAGCGACGGCACCGACCCGATGGCCGCCGCCGTCAATACCCTCTCGAAGGACACCGGCGCCCTCTTCGTCATCGCCGCGGGCAACACCGGCGCCCCTTCGTCGATCGGCTCGCCCGGCGCCGCCGACTCCGCGCTGACCATCGGCGCGGTCGACTCCGCCGACCAGGCCGCGTACTTCACCAGCCAGGGCCCCCGGCACGGCGACAACGCCCTCAAGCCCGACCTGTCGGCACCCGGCGTCGACATCCTCGCCGCCCGCTCCCAACTGGTGAGCGGCGAGGGCTACTACACCGAGATGAGCGGTACGTCGATGGCGACCCCGCACGTCGCGGGCGTCGCCGCCCTGCTCGCCGAGAAGCACCCGGACTGGAGCGGTGCGCGCCTCAAGGACGCCCTGATGTCGACGTCCGTACAACTCGACGCGTCCGCGTATGAGTTGGGTTCGGGCCGAGTCAGCGTGCCCGACGCGATCGACGCGCGGGTCACCGCGAGCGGCAGCGCCGACCTCGGGTTCTACTCATGGCCGTACGGCGACAACAAGCCCGTCACGAGGACGGTGACGTACTCCAATTCATCGGCTGAGGCGGTGGAGTTGAGCCTCGCCGCCGAGGGCGCGGCGGAGGGGGTCGCGACCCTCGCCGACAAGACGCTCACCGTCCCGGCACACGGCACCGCGTCGACCACGGTGACCGGCGACGGAGCGAAGGCGCCCGTCGGCAGCGCCAGCGGCCGCATCGTCGCGAGCGCCGCCGGGAAGCCCGTCGCGCACACCGCGTTCGGCCTGGTCAAGGAGGAGGAGCGGTACACGCTCACCGTCCACGTCAAGGACCGTGACGGCGCCGCGACCGCGGCCGGTCTGGTCTACCAGCGGCTCGCGGAGCAGGTCGACCCCGTCCAGGCGGAGGTCGGTGACTCCGGAACCCTGGAGCTGCGCCTCAAGCCCGGCACGTACGCCCTCTCCTCCTTCCTCGACGTGCGCGGCGGCAAGGGCAAGGACTCCCTGGGCCTCGGCTTCCTCGCCGCACCGGAGATCGTCCTCGACAAGGACCGTGAAGTCACCCTAGACGGGCGGAAGTTGCGTGAGGTCGGCGTGGACGTCGGCAAGCGGACGGAGACCCGTCAGCTCCTGATGGAGTACGACCGCCGGGCGAACGGAGCCGCTCTGCAGGGCGCGGTCCAGGTGCCCGTCACGTACGACAGCGTCTTCGCCGCCCCCACCGACAAGGTGACCGACGGCAGCTTCGAGTACCGCACCGTCTGGCGCCTCGGCAAGCCGGCCCTGGACGTGAAGGGCCTCGGCCAGGTCGTCGCGCAGCCCGGCGGCACGGTGAGCGACGGCCGCGGCAAGCTGCCGATCGTGGACGTGGGCGGCGGCACGGCGGCCGAGTACGCGGGCAAGAACGTGCGGGGCAAGGCCGTCATCGTGCGGCGCGACCCCGGCTCGGACGCGACGCCCGCCCAGCTCGGGCAGGCCGCCCAGGACGCGGGCGTGAAGGCGCTGTTCGTGACGGACGACGCGCCGGGCAGGCTCAATGCCTGGTTCGGTACGCACGACAACGCGGACCGGCCGCTCCAGATCGGCACGGTCGACGCGGCGGACGGCGCGCGGCTGCGCGCGGCGGCGAAGTCGGGGCGGCCCGTGGAGACCACGGCGACCTCCCGCACGCCGTACGTCTACGACGTGTCGGAGGGCCACAAGGGCGCGGTGCCCCGCGACCTGACGTACGAGCCGTCGAAGCGTGAACTGGCGTCACTCGACACGAAGTTCCACGCGGTGAAGCCGGTGGCGGGCGGTGAGTTCCGCTACTCGCTGACGGACACCTTCTCCGTCGGGATCGGCTTCCAGGAGAAGATCGACTACCCGGTGGAGCGCACGGACTACGCGTCCACGGGTGCCGGGCAGCTGTGGCACGAGTCGGTGTCGTCCGGGCCGGGCGCCCTGGAGGAGCGGAGCGGCCTTGTCAGCTACCGGGGCGGCAAGCGGGGCGAGCTGAACTGGTTCAAGCCCGTGTGGCATCCGTGGCTGGGGACGGGCCTCGGCTGGGGGCAGCAGCGGTACGGGAACACGCTGGAATTCAATGTGCCCGGGTGGGGTGATTCCGGGCCCGACCACACGGGGTTCGGCGATGTGTGGAACGAGGACTCGATGACGCAGTTCAGCGAGGTCTACGCGGACGGGAAGCTGGTCGACCGCAAGCAGAGTTCGGGCGTGTACGTGTGGGACGCGGATCCGGCGCTGACGACGTACAAGGTCGTGACGGACACGACGCTGGATCCCGAGCGGTGGCGGCTCGCCACGAAGGGCCACTCGGAGTGGACCTTCAGGTCCAAGGAGACGCCGGGCGACCGGAGGGCCTTCCTGCCCCTGCTGAACCTCGGGTTCGACGTGGACACGGACCTCGCGGGCAACGTGCGGGGCGGGCGCTCCCTGGATGTCGGGATCTTCTCCGAGTACGTCAAGGGAGCGGCGGACACGGGATCCATCGGAGGCGGCAAGCTGGAGGTGTCGTACGACGACGGGAAGAGCTGGACCGGGGTGAAGCTGGACCGTGAAGGCGGCAAGGCGGCAGCCTGGGGCGGGAAGCTGAAGGTGCCTTCCTCCGCCGAGTTCGTCTCGCTGCGGGCCTCGGCTCGCGACGACCGGGGCGGGTCGGTCACGCAGGAGATCATCCGGGCGGTGGGGGTGCGGTAG
- a CDS encoding trypsin-like peptidase domain-containing protein: MSSASWHARIACGSEVGAGFLVSERHVLTCAHVVRGSGGAPVTVSFPHREDLGTVGAAVGAHGGWDGHGDDVGDLAVLELEHAVPVRPAEFAAPDDAYTEPRPRLLAYGFPKGYREGTLAEYRATAAQRIADEWVQLEAWSAHGQPLAPGFSGAAVALADSNRVVGMVSAATRASSGVRNGRMLPTSVMARYWPPLGDLVPTPGHQRAAKERLRALVDRAADTGAARDPERLYRDAVGPLGPPVPPEGFGSLWSAAWYVLSEVDDPDAVARLADRLAGLLEAPSAPAPPKPGALPAWSPILVEIDHSGAGDDQLLVEVSAYREGLRHPVGSHTLPAGHVRAYVQELVDDAFSHLAPGTDELLAFVLPRALLNWPVAQWECGADDPTPLGCSYPLVVTDRSRRKGGLRHRLARKWEHLDERHTTVLHRVECGTQEKPNKLRFRLRRDGADLAGFAAPPRADRAGPDADVTHFDVSLTAPVPVLLWPRTGCADPGHRSDTSCAGSDFLDRIAAHVEGRPPAELPRTILTLRETAEASDEPDTHWARDVQLLWDDPRCFPDAPAAHHRSPVA; the protein is encoded by the coding sequence ATGAGCAGCGCATCGTGGCATGCCCGCATCGCGTGCGGGAGCGAAGTCGGCGCCGGGTTTCTCGTGTCCGAGCGGCACGTGCTGACCTGCGCGCACGTCGTCCGCGGCAGCGGCGGCGCGCCTGTCACCGTCTCCTTCCCGCACCGCGAGGACCTCGGCACGGTGGGCGCCGCCGTCGGGGCGCACGGCGGCTGGGACGGGCACGGCGACGACGTGGGCGACCTCGCCGTCCTGGAGCTGGAGCACGCGGTGCCGGTGCGGCCCGCCGAGTTCGCGGCGCCCGACGACGCGTACACGGAACCCCGTCCACGGCTCCTCGCGTACGGATTCCCCAAGGGGTACCGCGAGGGCACCCTCGCCGAGTACCGCGCGACCGCCGCCCAGCGGATCGCCGACGAGTGGGTCCAGCTGGAGGCATGGAGCGCTCACGGGCAGCCCCTGGCACCGGGGTTCAGCGGCGCGGCGGTGGCCCTCGCGGACAGCAACCGGGTCGTGGGCATGGTGTCGGCCGCCACCCGCGCGTCCAGCGGCGTACGCAACGGCCGGATGCTGCCCACCTCCGTCATGGCCCGCTACTGGCCGCCGCTCGGCGACCTGGTCCCCACCCCCGGCCATCAGCGGGCCGCGAAGGAACGGCTGCGCGCCCTGGTGGACCGGGCGGCGGACACCGGCGCGGCCCGCGACCCGGAGCGGCTGTACCGCGACGCGGTGGGCCCGCTCGGCCCGCCCGTGCCGCCGGAGGGCTTCGGCTCGCTCTGGTCGGCGGCCTGGTACGTGCTCTCGGAGGTCGACGACCCGGACGCGGTGGCGCGCCTCGCCGACCGACTCGCGGGCCTGCTCGAAGCGCCGTCGGCCCCCGCCCCACCGAAACCCGGCGCGTTACCGGCCTGGTCCCCCATCCTCGTCGAGATCGACCACAGCGGTGCGGGCGACGACCAGCTCCTGGTCGAGGTGTCCGCGTACCGCGAGGGCCTGCGCCACCCCGTCGGCTCGCACACCCTGCCCGCCGGTCACGTCCGCGCGTACGTCCAGGAGCTCGTCGACGACGCCTTCTCCCATCTCGCTCCCGGCACGGACGAGTTGCTGGCGTTCGTGCTGCCCCGGGCGCTGCTCAACTGGCCGGTGGCCCAGTGGGAGTGCGGTGCCGACGACCCGACCCCGCTCGGCTGCTCGTACCCCCTGGTCGTGACCGACCGGTCCCGACGCAAGGGCGGCCTGCGCCACCGCCTCGCCCGCAAGTGGGAGCACCTGGACGAGCGGCACACGACCGTCCTGCACCGCGTCGAGTGCGGCACCCAGGAGAAGCCGAACAAGCTGCGGTTCCGGCTGCGGCGCGACGGCGCGGATCTGGCGGGGTTCGCGGCGCCGCCGCGCGCCGACCGCGCGGGGCCCGACGCCGACGTGACGCACTTCGACGTCTCGCTGACCGCGCCGGTGCCGGTCCTCCTGTGGCCGCGCACGGGCTGCGCGGACCCCGGCCACCGGAGCGACACGAGCTGCGCGGGCTCCGACTTCCTCGACCGCATCGCCGCCCACGTCGAAGGCCGTCCGCCCGCCGAACTCCCCCGCACCATCCTGACGTTGCGCGAGACCGCGGAGGCGTCGGACGAGCCGGACACGCACTGGGCCCGGGACGTCCAGCTCCTCTGGGACGACCCGCGCTGCTTCCCCGACGCACCCGCCGCCCACCACCGCTCCCCCGTCGCCTGA